Genomic window (Cucumis sativus cultivar 9930 chromosome 2, Cucumber_9930_V3, whole genome shotgun sequence):
TGGATAGCGCAAAGCGAAGTATGCCGTTGGAGAGCGATCTTGGTTCATCAGCTGTCGATTACGACTGGGACTTAAGCGAGATTAAagcacaaaaacaaaatttccaaaagaaCGGATACAGGATTGTTATGAAGCGATCGCACAGTGAGCGTTACGATCCTGACGCTTTCAATGGAAAACCTAGTGGATCGGTTTGTAATACGAACTCGGTAATTGGTGGACGTGAGTCCGTGAGGAGCAAATCGGAGCTTGGAACTACAAAGAAGATTGTAAACGCGAATGGCTCACTTTGCTCTGACGTTGGACCGTCACCGTCGGTCGTAGCGGCGGCGATAGCAAAGGGGTTGTATCCGGCGCCGGACGACGTCGGGAGTTCGATTTTAGAGGATTGGACGGAGAAAGACAGTATCGAAGGACTAAAAACGAAGATCGAAAGATGGAGAACAGAGTTACATCCAATGTACGAAAGCGAAATAAAGAAATTGCCATCAAGAAGTTACAGAAAGAAATCAGTAAAGAAGCAACGGCGGAAAAAGGGGTCGGGGCTATTCTCATGTTTTGGCACCGCATACGGATGTGAATTCTCAATCACTTGCGGCGGCCCTAACCAGAAGAAGAAATCAGGGAATGGGAAAGGGCATATGACGCCATCAGAGATCACATTCGACGAATCATATGTATAATTAGAGAAAAGGAATGgcagagagagaagagaaagagaggaggGAGATGCCCGGAGAAAGCTGAAA
Coding sequences:
- the LOC101218582 gene encoding uncharacterized protein LOC101218582 — protein: MVRQPFQVLELSLLSANDLASVSKTMRTFAVAWINPDRKLTTRVDQVGLTNPTWNEKFVFKVDDDLLEDPTSTVTIEIYSSALLRDILVGTVTEVVSNLIPQSSSKSNMRFLTLQVRRPSGRPKGTVKVGVTLLDSAKRSMPLESDLGSSAVDYDWDLSEIKAQKQNFQKNGYRIVMKRSHSERYDPDAFNGKPSGSVCNTNSVIGGRESVRSKSELGTTKKIVNANGSLCSDVGPSPSVVAAAIAKGLYPAPDDVGSSILEDWTEKDSIEGLKTKIERWRTELHPMYESEIKKLPSRSYRKKSVKKQRRKKGSGLFSCFGTAYGCEFSITCGGPNQKKKSGNGKGHMTPSEITFDESYV